GATCGTTCACTATGGAGTACATTCAGTCACATCATGGATGACGTGCGGAACCATCGTTTTCAGCCGGTATCTGGACTAAACGCACAAGATAAAGTGATATTCTCAGCCATTCCACTGACGTTGATCCAAGGAGAACGTAAGGAGTACGCTACGATCAGTGAGTGTATGGAAGACTTCTTCGGTGAAAAAGCAGAAAGGGATACGGTTAAGCAAAAGGTCAGTGACCTACTGCGGTTTCTGCAAAATGAGCGGAGTAAAAACGTAAAAAAACTCGACTATCTCCAACAGGATTTGGCCGAGGCGGAAGATGCCGATCAATTTCGCATTTATGGAGAGTTGCTGTTCGCTTCGCTGCATGAGGTGAAAAAAGGGGACAAAGAAGTGACGATCATCAACTTTTATGATGAGGAACAGCGTCCAATGTCCATCCCACTGGACCCACTACTCAACCCGTCGGATAATGCGCAACGGTATTTTAAAAAATACAACAAATATAAAAACAGCCTAGCTGTCATTGACGAACAACTGGAGAAAACGCACGAAGAAATCCGTTATATGGACAGTCTTCTTCAGCAGCTAGCCCATGCCTCTATGAATGACATTGAGGAAATACGTGAAGAACTGGTTCAGCAGGGCTATCTCAGAGATCGGGTCAAAAAAGGAAAGAAAAAGAAGAAAAACGACCGTCCAACCCTGCACGTCTATACATCATCCGAAGGTATCGAGTTACTGGTTGGCAAAAACAACTTGCAAAATGAATATGTAACAAATCGACTGGCCGGACCAAATGACACCTGGCTGCACACAAAGGATATTCCGGGGTCACACGTCGTTATACGTGCTGAGCAATTCGGAGATGCGACGCTGGAGGAAGCAGCTCAACTCGCTGCTTATTTTAGTCAGGCCAAGCAGTCCAGCAGTGTACCTGTGGACGCCACCCTGATTCGACATGTACGTAAGCCTAGCGGAGCCAAACCTGGCTTTGTCATCTACGACCATCAGCGTACGCTTTTCATTACACCCGATGAGGAACTAGTCAAAAAGCTGCCGAATCGCATCAAAAACGGTTAAATCTTACTAGCCTGTTGAACCCACAAAAAAAGCCCTTTGTTCTTTGCACGGTACACTTCTTGTGTTCCATGCATAAGGCAAGGGGCTTTTTATTTACTTTTGTCCAATAGCAGCCTTCCTCAATTCCTCGACTACCTGCCCTTCCACACTACGGCTACCCAGATCACCGTGAAAAATAACACCTTGACGCGCGCCGTGAAAATCCGAGCCGCCAGTTGCAATGAGGCCATATTGCGCCGCCATCGCAGTATATCGGCTCTCAGCCTCAGCATCATGGTCCGAATGTCGCACCTCCAAGCCCGCAGGCTTCGCCTCCTCTATAATAGAACGAACCAGCTCATCATTTCCGTACAAGCCAGGGTGGGCCACCACGGGTACCCCTCCTGCTTCACGAATCCAGTTTATGGCCTCCGCAGGCTCTACACGGGGTACAGACACATATCCGGGCGCTCCTTCCGCCAAGTAACGGTCAAACGCGTCCCGCATATCCTTCGCATATCCTTTTTGAACCAGCGTATCCGCCATATGCGGACGTCCAATGCTTTCATCTGGTGCCAGCGGTCTGCCCATCGTAGCCACCACTTCACCCAGTGTGATTTCCACACCCAGACTACGCAATTGACTCAAAATCAAATCATTACGGGTATCCCGTGCCTGGCGAAGCTTTTCCAACCGTTCCAAAAACACTTTATTGCGGTAATCCATAAAATAACCGAGTATATGAATATCCTTATCGCCAGCTCGAGTACTAATTTCCACTCCCGGCACCACAGTAATTCCTATGCGTTTTCCCTCTTCCAGAGCTTCCTCCAGGCCAGCTACCGTATCATGATCTGTAATGGCCACACCTGCCAGTCCTTTTTCCTTGGCCCAGCGTACATTATCTGCAGGTGGTTGCATTCCGTCAGATGCTTGGGTGTGTGTGTGTAAATCATATCGTTTTACGTTAATCTGCTCCTTCATTATACATCCTCCTTCTCTTTCACCTTTGCAAGCTCGTCCTGCGAGTCCCCCAGGACGTCCGTTCCCTGATCATGACGACGCAAGTAAGACAGGAAGGTTACTACCGGAATCGGCAACAACGCCGACTTCAAATGAATTGCATAAAATTCTCGTTTGAACGTGATATCTGAAATATTTACAATTTTCAATAATCCGAGCGCAACTTCATGCTTCACCGAAGAAGGTGATAGCATGGTAATACCCAGTCCAGCCTCCACCGCCGATTTAACCGCTCCAGTGCTCCCCATCTCCATTACAATCCCAAGTCGGGAGGCATCCATACCACGATTTTTCAGCTCATCTTCTATTACTTGACGTGTACCAGATCCCTTTTCTCTGGCTACAAAAGGATGCTTGAACACATCTTCCAGAACCACTTTTTTAGCCTTGGCCAGCGCATGTCCTGAAGGCACAATCAGTTTCAGTTCGTCCTGCATCACAGGTTCCACCACGATATCCGGATGCTGGACTGGGGCCTCAATCAGTCCTAAATTCAGCTGATGTTTTAGTATATCATCCATAATCTGAGTTGTATTCATCACATTCATCGCCATGCGTATATGAGGGTATTCCTGACCAAACGGTCCCAGCATTCTGGGTACAATATACTCACCAATCGTTAGGCTGGCGCCAATATGCAATCTTCCCTCCAACATGTGAGTAAAAGCAGACATCGCCTCGTCAGCTTCCCTGATCAGTTGCATGCTTTTTTTCGCAAAAGGCAGGAGTGTCGCTCCCGCCTCTGAAAGTTCGATTTTTTTAGTCGAACGTTGCAGCAGTTTCGTGCCAAAATAATCTTCCAAAGACTGAATTTGCATCGTCACCGCAGGTTGTGTCATATGCAGCGCTTGTGCCGCCGCCGAGAAGCTCCCGCGTTCCGCTACGGTATAAAAAATGTGCAACTGATGAAAGTTCATACTGACAGCCCTCTCCCCTCTGTTCTCCCTATTTTAACATAAGAAAAACGTCTGTCGAAAGCATTTCCAAGTAAACTTACTGAATTGGGTAGTTTTATTATTGGAAAATAAAAAAAGCATGCAGCTAATAACTGCATACTTTCTACTTAAACTTAACGGTATTCAAGAAGTTTGGAGATTTTTTCATCTGAAGCCGTTCTCCAAATGACCGTCTATTTTTGCTTACGAGTGCTTTTCATCAGTGTCATGCGCCGCGAATGGCGTAACCATGAATAGTATGACTTCAAATCCCTTAATTCAATGGTCTCCGACATCCGGCCCAAAAAGGTAATGACAATCATTTTGTGAAGCGGATTCCCCGCAATATCCATCTCGCCGGGCAACTCTCCAAATTCGGCCACGACGACCAGATCACCATCAATTAAATATACATCCTCTTCGTTATGATAATAGGACTCCATCCTGTTTTGCTTCAGGCATTCCCAAAGCCAGGCGGCGATATGATTCGTCTCGGACTGTTTCTGCTCTACCCGATCTAAGTAACGTGTTTTCGCATGATTTGTTATCACGATATCGGCGACTTTTTTATCGCCCATCTCCACATAGAACGGTTCGTATGTACTCCATCGCTGCATTGCTTTGTCACGCACGGGATCACTCTCCCCACCAGATAGGTCTTTATATCTACCAATATATTCATATGTTACCTCAACAGACCCGGGACTACAAGTTACAAAATTGAAGTTTATGGGTGATATTTAAAGATTTTTTAGGTCTAACAGCATCAAGACCATTATGCAAAAGTCCTGACTTCACGAAAAAAAGCCAGCCTGTAGGCTGACCTTTCAAGAAAAGTTTACAATTTATAGACATTTGATCTTATATCTCATATTCTTTCATCTTTTCCTTATCGTCGTTGTAATCCGTCCTAATCTCATTTCGAAAAGAGCGCTCGACCTTACGCACATAGGAAAGTCTGCGAATATTTTTAACGGTGTCTTCTGCCCGATCCGCATTCATATATATCACTACATAATGCATACGCTTTGAAATAAAGTGGACATTTCCGTATTTCTCCAGATTGCGGGCAGCCTTGATATCGCTTACCCAAATGATGTACCCTGTCCGCTCGGCAAACATTCGCTTCATCTCCCCCCACTCGGTATCATTCCTATGACCTATCCACAGGAGCATTTCCCTCCGCTGCCACATCCGCCTTTTTTCACATTCGGATCATTGCTCGGCACCTTAATAGTCTCGGACACGGAATATGCAATCGTTTCAGACATGGCATGAAGCATATCATCCAGCGCCTTTTCGGCTCGTTTGAACTCCTTAACATCCACGAATTGTTCCAGTTCCAGCTCAACGACCTGCACTGCATCCTTCGCTTCATGATAGTTCGGATGAAAATGCCCAAAACGCTCCGTTTCCGCGAATAGCTCCTTTTTGGCATCCAGCTTGCGTACACACGCCTGAATAGACGGATTCAATTCCACACGCTGTTTCCAATATAAATAATCCGATACCTCAAAGGATCGGTTGACCATATCGCCCAATTCATAGGCGTTAATAAGCACTTCTGCCATATTGACCGTGTTCAATTCGGCTACGCTCATGAATGTTCATCTCACTTTATATAAAGTTCTACCCTGTAAAAGTAGACTCATTTATCATACCACATCCTTCTTTTGAGAAGAAGAAGTTTCATGCACTTCCTGGCCCTACTATGTAAAAGGAACCAGCAAGCGCATGTCTGACCATTCACTTGGCTGTAAGGTCGCAGGAGAAAGTGTTTCGTCATCCCTTCCTGAGGCATACCAGCCTGTGACACTCCATGGTGCACCGGAAACCACCGCCTCCGGTATCCATTTAACCTCTTTCCCACCGATTCGCAGCCCCACAGCAGCCTGCCAACGAATCGCTTGCTCGATCAACTGCCGGGCAGTGGAAGTATGGTAACTCCTCCATTCTTTTGTCCATGAGGAGGGGACTGTAGATCTTTCTGGTAAATAGTCAGACGGATCAGGCAGTGTATGCTCTTGTTCGTAAAAGTGCAGCGTTCGCCCTGTATAAACCAAACCTGCCCTCCCCTCTTGGGAAAATATAGAACGGGCTAGAATAGGTTCGGACTCCATTTTACTGTTGAGGCTGCCTGAATTTATGTTCTCTGTTTCCGAAATCAGTGGATAATGATGAGCTGGCTCGTCCACACCTTCGGGTTCACGACGTGGACCTAATCCTATTGCAGCAAGCGTTTTTCGTATTTTGACAGCAGAGCTCGCCGGAATAATAAAGTCCTTGTCGCCAAGCCGTTCCAGCAATCCTTCCAGCGCGGGATGGCGTGCAACCATGTCTGCATCCTCCTGTGTGCCACATCGCAAAAGTGTTACCGTTGCAAAAGCCGTCCGTCCGACATCGCCTGCCCACTGTTCTACCGCCATACGTACATGATCAGGCACGCCTGTCCGGCTGAACTTGTCCAGTAGAGCAGGGATTGCTTTGGCTTCCATCCCTAACTCGATTGCCTCTGTAACACTTTCTCTGGTGATCCGGTATATTGCCATCCGATCTCCTGTCACACGTTCACAGCAGCATTCCAGTCGCCAGCGCACATCATATGCCACATCTGGCGGAACCAATATTTCAAAATTAGGTTGTACATAAAAAGTACCTTGTTGTTGATGTGTATCCTCGTAATTATTGGGACGAAGCATGTCTAACACAGATACATTCCAGCGAAAACACAGTTTACCCGATGCAGTCTGGCCCCAATCACCCATTCCAAACGCAGTCAGGGCCTTCAGCCAACCCTCCAATCCCTCCATGAAAGATCCATTAAAATTAAAATCAGAACCCGTTTCTCCCGCAAACCCTTCCGGATTTGAGGTTGTAGGAATAAGGTCTAAAAGGGCACTGTTCTTGGAATCAGCTCCGCTCGTACTCTCCTGCTGGATTAGGCCTACTTGAAGCATCCATTGCAGCAGACACTTGATAGATATCCACCCTTCCGTTCCCATATACTGGGAGACAGCACACAGCATATAGCGAAAATGCTGCATGGATGCTTCGGCCTTGCCGTATCTTTCCATGAGTGTAGCAAAAATATGCTTGCGCATTTGCCAAGCAGACAAACGAATCCAAGTCGCCAGTTCCGTTTCCTGAATGCGAAAAGACACCGTTTCTTTTACTAACAGCCCCAAACTGAGTAGCAAATCCATCATGACCACGGTTTGCACAGGATACAGCTCTGCATGCGCATAATGCAACCCAAGACCCATCAGGTCCTCCGGGCGAAAGGGGGTCAGTTCATTCAATTTTTGCAATGATCGCTTATGTATGGTTCCTTTGGCCGTCAAAGGGACGCCCTGTACTGCAATACGTGACAACGCATGCAGCAATTCCGACTCCAGGCCTGTCATTGATTCATGTACCGTTATCGGATGATCCGAATGCATCATGTTCATTGGATTTTCCTCTAACAACATATCGTACAGATCCGGTAGTCGATAAACCGGGATATATAAAATTCGTTCGCCCCACGATTTGGTAACAGCCTCCAGCCAGCCCCGGGCACGTAATCCACGCAGTGCCAGTTTCGTTTCGACTCCGCTTAACGATCCCCGGGTAAGCTGTATAGGTTCTTCTTCCTTCATGGGCTGTCCCGCGTGCCGAATAAAGCATCGTCTAAGTACCAGCAGCTCATCCGATGAAAGCTCATTCCAGCTGTCTTGCGTGTTCGTTACGCCCATTCTTGATTAGGCCTCCTTTTTCTTTCCACGATCTCCAGACTTAGCATCCCTGCTTCCAATAGCCTCTGTCACACTAAATCTGCGAACCGCATATTCATAGCCTTGCTCAATCAGGAACAGCTGACGACGAGCTGCAAAATCCATCTCCTTGCTATTCTCCGTCACTAGAGCATAAAAATAAGCTTTATTCTCGCCTGACTTTGGTCGCAAAATGCGTCCCAGTCGCTGCGCTTCTTCCTGGCGAGAGCCAAAGCTGCCCGATACCTCTATGGCTACTGCTGCATCCGGCAGATCCACCGCAAAGTTTGCAACCTTGGACACCAATAGGGTCCGAATTGCACCCTTGCGGAATGCATCAAACCAACGTACCCGCTCCGTCTGGCTCATTGAACCCGTAATCAGTGGGACACCGAGCTCCTGAGCCAATGTACGCAACTGGTCCAAATATTGACCAATAATGAGCGTGGGCAAACCACTGTGCTGCTGCATCAGGCTACGCACCGCCTCCAGTTTGATCGGATTTTCGGCTGCAATTCGGTACTGCTGTCTGCCCTCAGCACGCATACTGCGCTCCAAAAGTTCAGCTGTCATTGGAAGCCGCAACTCCACACAATCGACCTGAGCGATCCAGCCCTGTCGCTCCAGCTCCTTCCATGGCATATCATACCGTTTGGGCCCAATTAAAGAGAACACATCCCGTTCACAACCATCCTCTCGAACCAGCGTGGCCGTTAACCCCAAACGACGGGTAGCCTGAATGTCAGCCGTCGCCCGGAATACTGGCGCGGGCAGCAAATGAACCTCATCATATATAATGAGTCCCCACTTCCGCTCACTCAGCAGTTTCATATGCTCAAAATCCCCATCCTTGGTGCGACGGTGTGTCAAAATTTGGTATGTTGCCACCGTAATCGGGCGCACTTCTTTTTTCTGACCACTATATTCCCCGATGGAATCGGCAGAAATATCCGTCTTTTGCTTTAATTCTTCTACCCATTGCCGTACAGAAGTAGTATTAGATGTTAGAATAAGCACTTCACACTGAAGCCGATTCATCACCGCCATGCCTATCACTGTTTTTCCAGCTCCGCATGGAAGCACCAGTACACCACTACCCCCTAAGCCGTCCGCTCCTTCAAACGCATCAGCGGCCTTTACTTGATAATCACGAAGCTGCAACTTCGTTTGTCCCTTTCCCAAGGTAAAACTAAGCTGATTCCCTTCAAGATAGCCTGCCGTATCCACAACGGGATATCCCAAGCGAGTTAATTCCTGCTTGAGCAAGCCCCGATTTTCGGGCGGGACCGATGCGCTTTCCTCATCAACGCGAAGTAAACCAAGCTGTTTTAGCTCTTGCTTGGTCAGTAGCTCATCCAGTAAAGCGGGGGTCTCTGCTGCCAAGATCAAGTGATCACCTATTGTATAGCTGTTGGCTTTCCCTGTCTTTATACCTCCGTCTTCTTTCGTACCTCGTGAAAGCGTCAACGTCCCATAACGAGAAACGAGCTGTTCAATATCATTCAACAAATCACGTGGAATATCCCAACGGGACATGGAATACAAACTATTTTGAATGTCCTCAGCACTCCATCCGAGGGCAGCTGCATTCCACAAAGACAGTGGAGTGATGTGGTATGTATGAAAAGCGGACGGACTTTTAACCAGCTCCGCATAAATCTGCAACTGTGAACGAGCCCATTCCGAACCGGGCAAGCCCATTTCCAGCAGAACGGTAAAATCACGTTGTACAATACAAGGATGATCTGGATTCATGACTACCTCCTGATAATCTAACAATACATCATTTTAAAGTTGAATCAATTTCATAACTCATTAAAGTTTGGTGGTTGTAATTAGATACAGACAAATCGAATCATTTTGATCTATATCTAGTTTTGATTGAAGCAGCTAAAGGTATTATGAAATTGATTCAGTTATATAATAAATAGCTTATCCGTTTATTCGAATATCAACCAGAATAGCAAGGAGTCCAACCCATATTCGGGTTGAACTCCTGATTTAACGCCCGGGGTTAAGCCCCCCCAACAAATGCCTACCTTAATTATTCTTCTAGTGGACCTGCTCGGAAATATGACTAAGCGCCTCTCCAGCGTTGTCTGCAAAAATATTACGAACAGCCAAATCCCCGATTGAGACAATCCCGATCAGACGGTCTCCTTCCGTCACAGGCAACCGACGGATTTGCTGCTCCGCCATCAGTTCAGCTGCTTGGTCCACCGACATGTCCGCACTGGCTGTACGAATACCTGTCGTCATAACCGTATCGACTGAACCCGAACCCGAATTTTTAGCCGCATAACCGCGAACGACAAGATCACGGTCCGTTACTACGCCGATCAACTTATCACTGCCTTCGCTTTCCACAACCGGAATAAAACCAGTATCATTGTCCTTCATTTTGACCGCAATTTCATAAATATTGTCCTGCGGGGTAACCGTTACGCATTCTTTAGTCATAACTTCCTGAACCTTTTTCATGGGTACTCCCTCCTTTTCAAGAGTAGGGTACCCCATTTCATTCAGCTCATACTCCAGATTGAACCGTTCCCAATTCAACTCATTTTAGCCCTTAATTGCCCCTGCTTTTCGTTCCGCAGCGTATCCCGTAGACATCGCAATAAACAACCGAACCGCGTTAATCATAGCATCCTCATCAAAGTCAAATTTAGGATGATGGTGTGGATAAACCGCTCCTTTAGCTGGGTTACCCGCTCCTACGAACATGAAGCAACCTGGCACACGTTCCAAATAATACGCAAAATCTTCAGCAGGCATCAGCTTCGACGCTTCCTGTACATTCTCCTTGCCGAAAACAGATTTTGCTTCATTAAAGAAACGAGATGCTTCATGTGCGTCATTGACAACTGGTGGGTATCCCATAATATAGCGAACCTGTGCTGTTGTACCGTATGTTGCGGCTGTGAGCTCTGTTACCTCATGCAGTCGCTCCTTCATCACCGTTCGTGTCTCCTCATCAAACGTACGAATCGTTCCACTCAAGCGACACGTTTCTGCGATCACATTTTGCGCAGAGCCCCCTTGGATGGTTCCCACCGTCAGCACGGCAGGTCGTAATGGGTCGACTGAACGACTTACGACACTTTGCAATTGCATGACAAGAGCTGAGCCCGCCACGACACTATCATTAGTGGACTGAGGCATCCCACCATGCCCACCCTTACCTGTGATTTCAATATAAAAATCATCTGCCGCCGCCATCAGCGGCCCTGCACAACTCCCAGCCGTTCCGACAGGAAAAGGTGTCCATAAATGGATACCATAAATGACGTCCACACCTTCCAATATACCATCCTTTATTACACTGACCGCTCCGCCAGGCAGCAATTCCTCCGCAGGTTGGAACAACAACCGAATTTCTCCTTGCAGCTCGTCCCGATTCAGACTGAAATAGTAAGCCGTTCCAAGTAGCGCGGATGTATGTCCATCATGGCCGCAAGCATGCATGGCTCCGTCTACGTTGGAGCGATATTCACATTCCTTTTCATCCTGAATAGGAAGAGCATCCATATCGGCACGCAGCAGGACGACAGGCCCGGGTTTAGCACCACGAATGGTGCCTACAACACCGTGTCCCCCTACCTGACGGCGAATCTCGATTCCCCAACTCTCCAACTTATCCGCTACAAAAGCTGCGGTTTTGCTTTCCTGAAAGGAAATTTCGGGATTCTTATGTAAATGTCTACGCCACTCCACCATATTTTCTTGCAACTGGTCAAACCAGGTCTTGTCTATCGCATGTTGTGTCATAATGCTCCACCTCTCCTTTTAAAGCACCGGGCAAGTTCCCGATTCATCATGCAGCGTCACCACGTATGCACCGCTGCTCTCAAGTCTTCATTTTTATCCTATTGTAGCAGATATGGAATTGTTGTGATATCTGTTGCTCCAGGGAGGTTGCAGAAGCCCATCAAACATAATATGATAAAATGGGTAAACGATAAAATGATAACCGTCTGCGAGGAATATACCTTGTGGCGAATACCGGGGGAAGCTGATATGAGAAATACGAAGCCGGAGACTCGAAGAAGAGGCACACCGGATTTCCAATTGCTGATCCTCACTTTGTTACTGGTTGGATTCGGTGTAATTATGGTATTTAGCTCCAGCTCCAGCGTAGCTTTGCTGAATA
The Paenibacillus peoriae DNA segment above includes these coding regions:
- a CDS encoding Rqc2 family fibronectin-binding protein gives rise to the protein MALDGIVTRAIVHELQGIRGGRINKIHQPNDRDIVLNLRAQGGSVKLLLSANPTFPRVHFTEQSFLNPTEAPMFCMLLRKHCEGGVIEKITQVGMERIIHMDVRQRDELGDVSLKRIIIELMGRHSNIILLDPGTGVMLDGIHHVTPSISSYRVIMPGFQYTEPPEQNKLNPLETEEAAFISSYQTALEAGEAPKRWIVNTFTGLSPLIAEEILTRVTNEVSGDSDRSLWSTFSHIMDDVRNHRFQPVSGLNAQDKVIFSAIPLTLIQGERKEYATISECMEDFFGEKAERDTVKQKVSDLLRFLQNERSKNVKKLDYLQQDLAEAEDADQFRIYGELLFASLHEVKKGDKEVTIINFYDEEQRPMSIPLDPLLNPSDNAQRYFKKYNKYKNSLAVIDEQLEKTHEEIRYMDSLLQQLAHASMNDIEEIREELVQQGYLRDRVKKGKKKKKNDRPTLHVYTSSEGIELLVGKNNLQNEYVTNRLAGPNDTWLHTKDIPGSHVVIRAEQFGDATLEEAAQLAAYFSQAKQSSSVPVDATLIRHVRKPSGAKPGFVIYDHQRTLFITPDEELVKKLPNRIKNG
- a CDS encoding PHP domain-containing protein, which gives rise to MKEQINVKRYDLHTHTQASDGMQPPADNVRWAKEKGLAGVAITDHDTVAGLEEALEEGKRIGITVVPGVEISTRAGDKDIHILGYFMDYRNKVFLERLEKLRQARDTRNDLILSQLRSLGVEITLGEVVATMGRPLAPDESIGRPHMADTLVQKGYAKDMRDAFDRYLAEGAPGYVSVPRVEPAEAINWIREAGGVPVVAHPGLYGNDELVRSIIEEAKPAGLEVRHSDHDAEAESRYTAMAAQYGLIATGGSDFHGARQGVIFHGDLGSRSVEGQVVEELRKAAIGQK
- a CDS encoding selenium metabolism-associated LysR family transcriptional regulator, coding for MNFHQLHIFYTVAERGSFSAAAQALHMTQPAVTMQIQSLEDYFGTKLLQRSTKKIELSEAGATLLPFAKKSMQLIREADEAMSAFTHMLEGRLHIGASLTIGEYIVPRMLGPFGQEYPHIRMAMNVMNTTQIMDDILKHQLNLGLIEAPVQHPDIVVEPVMQDELKLIVPSGHALAKAKKVVLEDVFKHPFVAREKGSGTRQVIEDELKNRGMDASRLGIVMEMGSTGAVKSAVEAGLGITMLSPSSVKHEVALGLLKIVNISDITFKREFYAIHLKSALLPIPVVTFLSYLRRHDQGTDVLGDSQDELAKVKEKEDV
- a CDS encoding YlbG family protein, with the protein product MFAERTGYIIWVSDIKAARNLEKYGNVHFISKRMHYVVIYMNADRAEDTVKNIRRLSYVRKVERSFRNEIRTDYNDDKEKMKEYEI
- a CDS encoding YlbF family regulator gives rise to the protein MSVAELNTVNMAEVLINAYELGDMVNRSFEVSDYLYWKQRVELNPSIQACVRKLDAKKELFAETERFGHFHPNYHEAKDAVQVVELELEQFVDVKEFKRAEKALDDMLHAMSETIAYSVSETIKVPSNDPNVKKGGCGSGGKCSCG
- a CDS encoding helicase-associated domain-containing protein, translated to MGVTNTQDSWNELSSDELLVLRRCFIRHAGQPMKEEEPIQLTRGSLSGVETKLALRGLRARGWLEAVTKSWGERILYIPVYRLPDLYDMLLEENPMNMMHSDHPITVHESMTGLESELLHALSRIAVQGVPLTAKGTIHKRSLQKLNELTPFRPEDLMGLGLHYAHAELYPVQTVVMMDLLLSLGLLVKETVSFRIQETELATWIRLSAWQMRKHIFATLMERYGKAEASMQHFRYMLCAVSQYMGTEGWISIKCLLQWMLQVGLIQQESTSGADSKNSALLDLIPTTSNPEGFAGETGSDFNFNGSFMEGLEGWLKALTAFGMGDWGQTASGKLCFRWNVSVLDMLRPNNYEDTHQQQGTFYVQPNFEILVPPDVAYDVRWRLECCCERVTGDRMAIYRITRESVTEAIELGMEAKAIPALLDKFSRTGVPDHVRMAVEQWAGDVGRTAFATVTLLRCGTQEDADMVARHPALEGLLERLGDKDFIIPASSAVKIRKTLAAIGLGPRREPEGVDEPAHHYPLISETENINSGSLNSKMESEPILARSIFSQEGRAGLVYTGRTLHFYEQEHTLPDPSDYLPERSTVPSSWTKEWRSYHTSTARQLIEQAIRWQAAVGLRIGGKEVKWIPEAVVSGAPWSVTGWYASGRDDETLSPATLQPSEWSDMRLLVPFT
- a CDS encoding DNA repair helicase XPB; its protein translation is MNPDHPCIVQRDFTVLLEMGLPGSEWARSQLQIYAELVKSPSAFHTYHITPLSLWNAAALGWSAEDIQNSLYSMSRWDIPRDLLNDIEQLVSRYGTLTLSRGTKEDGGIKTGKANSYTIGDHLILAAETPALLDELLTKQELKQLGLLRVDEESASVPPENRGLLKQELTRLGYPVVDTAGYLEGNQLSFTLGKGQTKLQLRDYQVKAADAFEGADGLGGSGVLVLPCGAGKTVIGMAVMNRLQCEVLILTSNTTSVRQWVEELKQKTDISADSIGEYSGQKKEVRPITVATYQILTHRRTKDGDFEHMKLLSERKWGLIIYDEVHLLPAPVFRATADIQATRRLGLTATLVREDGCERDVFSLIGPKRYDMPWKELERQGWIAQVDCVELRLPMTAELLERSMRAEGRQQYRIAAENPIKLEAVRSLMQQHSGLPTLIIGQYLDQLRTLAQELGVPLITGSMSQTERVRWFDAFRKGAIRTLLVSKVANFAVDLPDAAVAIEVSGSFGSRQEEAQRLGRILRPKSGENKAYFYALVTENSKEMDFAARRQLFLIEQGYEYAVRRFSVTEAIGSRDAKSGDRGKKKEA
- a CDS encoding CBS domain-containing protein; translated protein: MKKVQEVMTKECVTVTPQDNIYEIAVKMKDNDTGFIPVVESEGSDKLIGVVTDRDLVVRGYAAKNSGSGSVDTVMTTGIRTASADMSVDQAAELMAEQQIRRLPVTEGDRLIGIVSIGDLAVRNIFADNAGEALSHISEQVH
- a CDS encoding M20 family metallopeptidase: MTQHAIDKTWFDQLQENMVEWRRHLHKNPEISFQESKTAAFVADKLESWGIEIRRQVGGHGVVGTIRGAKPGPVVLLRADMDALPIQDEKECEYRSNVDGAMHACGHDGHTSALLGTAYYFSLNRDELQGEIRLLFQPAEELLPGGAVSVIKDGILEGVDVIYGIHLWTPFPVGTAGSCAGPLMAAADDFYIEITGKGGHGGMPQSTNDSVVAGSALVMQLQSVVSRSVDPLRPAVLTVGTIQGGSAQNVIAETCRLSGTIRTFDEETRTVMKERLHEVTELTAATYGTTAQVRYIMGYPPVVNDAHEASRFFNEAKSVFGKENVQEASKLMPAEDFAYYLERVPGCFMFVGAGNPAKGAVYPHHHPKFDFDEDAMINAVRLFIAMSTGYAAERKAGAIKG